The following coding sequences lie in one Xylocopa sonorina isolate GNS202 chromosome 7, iyXylSono1_principal, whole genome shotgun sequence genomic window:
- the LOC143425261 gene encoding uncharacterized protein LOC143425261 isoform X1, translating into MPKIFLIKNRLHQQQQRLLEAQHLGKSPPPPCSGKESPLGSSEPLSLIVNKHQYREKTDDDRATTPESLRSSSPASSPPPQWQSTSTPTSTPPRRFISSILGGDVPYGSRGHVLTRAERKEYSSPPIAPSSSDASQFLAKSEKLVLPRPSTPPKTPRVEPPTRVSVIQRVPSQSQPASRREDKVEMPQTREPEQEQPIDYAVPKRKEEDEERGREGAKVSRAIGIARPFLAMRLSGPQVVHAAAGHGRSSSSGSNGSSGSSGGSSNSAGSSSTNSGGSGSYCGGGTVTGGSGGGGAVGGGAGGGMNPGGNGGRGNYGPSSPPTGSLPPFYESLKGGNNLANFANQYNTTQGNGYLTPSPTVGMECDTGQQDVNSQHSQYNAQEGKQYSLLQNVCASYGLTFKEEEDLSPYKIQANDLLSGQYGAYDMTDTGMMVDMVTGAVVDPLQFTATLTFSSPSDHTALLESLSDAADLFLPRLPAEDGSNDLLEESLHSPASAGSGIGQDGGQMTTPVEPSVDPFPEHSMALTRGFDTSRHYTAAPQHFSTSKLGLAYTTAESSYQSVSKERPELALHINQNHQHQSEPQLQQLQIQVQLQQQQQQQQQQQQQQQQQQTAATSPHQQHQGLLSPGLSFTGSGLELDSGSSVGGSLPSPGAASCSLDAASTSTSPSCALMEHAPSPAAGVSSASVNTVQPAGPVGEPPLTQRVGVLQQRLGLPGDCQLEFVNGGHGIKNPLAIEGQRQAAANREEERATRPPPGKDDDPNRFTCRVCSKNFSLQRLLNRHMKCHSDVKRYLCTFCGKGFNDTFDLKRHTRTHTGVRPYKCNLCEKSFTQRCSLESHCLKVHGVQHQYAYKERRTKVYVCEECGHTTQEPEVHYLHLKDKHPYSPALLKFYDKRHFKFTNSNFANMLLQGGLLQRDSRNTDSCVKSASKTLEAPLQRATTLLHLGRASSF; encoded by the exons ATGCCGAAGATCTTCCTGATCAAGAACCGGCTGCATCAGCAGCAACAGAGGCTGTTGGAGGCGCAGCACCTTGGCAAGAGCCCGCCACCACCCTGCAGCGGCAAGGAGAGCCCTCTTGGTAGCTCCGAACCCCTCAGTCTTATCGTGAATAAGCACCAAT ATCGCGAAAAGACTGACGATGACCGTGCAACGACTCCAGAGTCCCTCCGCAGCAGCAGCCCAGCGTCCTCTCCTCCGCCACAGTGGCAGTCGACGAGCACACCGACCAGCACACCGCCCCGACGGTTCATCTCGAGCATCCTCGGCGGCGATGTCCCGTACGGGAGCAGAGGTCACGTCCTGACCAGGGCGGAACGCAAGGAGTACAGTAGCCCGCCGATCGCGCCCTCCTCCAGCGATGCTTCTCAGTTTCTCGCGAAATCGGAGAAGCTAGTGTTGCCAAGACCGAGTACACCACCGAAAACACCGCGGGTAGAGCCGCCGACCAGAGTCTCGGTGATACAGAGGGTTCCCTCGCAGAGCCAGCCGGCGTCTCGAAGGGAGGACAAGGTGGAGATGCCACAGACTCGGGAACCGGAACAG GAACAACCGATCGATTACGCGGTCCCGAAGAGAAAGGAGGAGGACGAGGAGCGAGGCCGCGAAGGCGCGAAAGTGTCGCGCGCGATCGGCATCGCCAGGCCTTTTCTGGCCATGAGACTCTCCGGTCCCCAGGTGGTCCACGCGGCTGCTGGCCACGGGAGATCGTCCAGTTCCGGCAGCAACGGCAGTTCCGGTTCTAGCGGCGGGTCCAGCAACTCTGCCGGCTCTTCCTCTACGAACTCTGGCGGAAGTGGGAGCTACTGCGGAGGCGGGACGGTGACGggcggcagcggcggcggcggtgccgTGGGCGGCGGCGCTGGAGGAGGAATGAACCCCGGCGGAAACGGCGGCCGTGGTAACTACGGGCCAAGTTCGCCGCCTACCGGCTCTTTGCCGCCCTTCTACGAATCCCTCAAAGGTGGGAACAATCTGGCCAATTTCGCGAATCAGTACAACACCACTCAAG GAAACGGATACCTGACGCCGTCACCGACGGtaggaatggaatgcgacaCTGGCCAGCAGGACGTGAACTCGCAGCACTCCCAGTACAACGCCCAGGAGGGCAAGCAATACTCGCTTCTGCAGAACGTATGCGCGTCGTACGGTTTGACGTTCAAAGAGGAAGAAGACTTGTCACCGTACAAGATCCAGGCGAACGATTTGCTGTCGGGACAGTACGGTGCTTACGACATGACCGACACGGGGATGATGGTGGACATGGTGACGGGCGCGGTGGTCGATCCGCTGCAGTTCACCGCGACGTTGACCTTCAGCTCACCTTCGGATCACACCGCACTGCTGGAAAGCCTGAGCGACGCCGCCGACCTCTTCTTGCCGAGGTTACCAGCCGAGGACGGCAGCAACGATCTCCTGGAAGAGTCGCTGCACTCCCCCGCCTCGGCTGGGAGCGGGATCGGGCAGGACGGCGGGCAAATGACGACTCCCGTGGAACCGAGCGTCGATCCTTTCCCAGAGCACAGCATGGCCTTGACCAGGGGATTCGACACATCGAG GCACTACACGGCAGCTCCTCAACATTTCAGCACCTCGAAATTAGGGTTGGCTTATACCACAGCCGAATCGAGCTACCAGTCGGTTTCGAAGGAACGGCCTGAGCTGGCGCTCCACATTAACCAGAATCACCAGCACCAATCGGAGCCGCAACTGCAGCAGTTGCAGATACAGGTGCAactgcagcaacagcagcagcagcagcagcaacaacagcaacaacaacagcaacagcaaacTGCCGCGACGTCTCCTCACCAGCAGCATCAAGGGCTGCTAAGTCCGGGATTAAGCTTCACCGGTAGTG GTCTGGAACTAGATTCAGGTAGCAGCGTGGGCGGAAGTTTGCCAAGTCCCGGTGCAGCGAGCTGTTCGTTGGACGCGGCGTCGACGAGCACCTCCCCATCCTGTGCCTTAATGGAACACGCGCCCAGCCCGGCAGCCGGCGTGTCCTCCGCGTCGGTGAACACCGTGCAACCGGCTGGACCAGTCGGAGAACCACCGCTGACGCAACGGGTCGGTGTACTACAGCAAAGG CTGGGGCTGCCCGGTGACTGTCAGCTGGAATTCGTCAACGGCGGGCACGGGATTAAAAATCCGCTGGCGATCGAGGGTCAGAGACAGGCGGCGGCTAATCGCGAGGAAGAGAGGGCAACCCGACCTCCGCCTGGCAAG GACGACGATCCGAACCGCTTCACGTGCCGCGTATGCAGTAAGAACTTCAGCCTGCAGCGGCTGTTGAATCGTCACATGAAATGCCACAGCGACGTGAAACGTTACCTGTGCACGTTCTGCGGCAAGGGTTTCAACGACACGTTCGACCTGAAGAGGCACACCAGGACGCACACCGGCGTTCGGCCCTACAAGTGCAATCTCTGTGAGAAGAGCTTCACCCAGAGGTGCTCTCTGGAAAGTCACTGCCTTAAGGTTCACGGTGTTCAGCATCAGTACGCGTATAAGGAACGTCGCACAAAG GTGTACGTATGCGAAGAATGTGGTCACACGACGCAGGAGCCAGAGGTTCATTACCTTCACCTGAAAGATAAGCATCCGTACAGCCCGGCGTTGTTGAAGTTCTACGATAAGCGACATTTCAAGTTCACCAACAGCAATTTCGCCAACATGTTGCTCCAG GGTGGCCTGTTGCAACGGGACTCGCGGAATACGGACAGCTGCGTAAAGTCAGCCTCGAAAACCCTCGAAGCGCCTCTTCAACGCGCCACGACATTGTTGCATCTGGGTCGAGCCTCCAGCTTCTGA
- the LOC143425261 gene encoding uncharacterized protein LOC143425261 isoform X4, whose protein sequence is MPKIFLIKNRLHQQQQRLLEAQHLGKSPPPPCSGKESPLGSSEPLSLIVNKHQYREKTDDDRATTPESLRSSSPASSPPPQWQSTSTPTSTPPRRFISSILGGDVPYGSRGHVLTRAERKEYSSPPIAPSSSDASQFLAKSEKLVLPRPSTPPKTPRVEPPTRVSVIQRVPSQSQPASRREDKVEMPQTREPEQEQPIDYAVPKRKEEDEERGREGAKVSRAIGIARPFLAMRLSGPQVVHAAAGHGRSSSSGSNGSSGSSGGSSNSAGSSSTNSGGSGSYCGGGTVTGGSGGGGAVGGGAGGGMNPGGNGGRGNYGPSSPPTGSLPPFYESLKGGNNLANFANQYNTTQGNGYLTPSPTVGMECDTGQQDVNSQHSQYNAQEGKQYSLLQNVCASYGLTFKEEEDLSPYKIQANDLLSGQYGAYDMTDTGMMVDMVTGAVVDPLQFTATLTFSSPSDHTALLESLSDAADLFLPRLPAEDGSNDLLEESLHSPASAGSGIGQDGGQMTTPVEPSVDPFPEHSMALTRGFDTSRHYTAAPQHFSTSKLGLAYTTAESSYQSVSKERPELALHINQNHQHQSEPQLQQLQIQVQLQQQQQQQQQQQQQQQQQQTAATSPHQQHQGLLSPGLSFTDSGSSVGGSLPSPGAASCSLDAASTSTSPSCALMEHAPSPAAGVSSASVNTVQPAGPVGEPPLTQRVGVLQQRLGLPGDCQLEFVNGGHGIKNPLAIEGQRQAAANREEERATRPPPGKDDDPNRFTCRVCSKNFSLQRLLNRHMKCHSDVKRYLCTFCGKGFNDTFDLKRHTRTHTGVRPYKCNLCEKSFTQRCSLESHCLKVHGVQHQYAYKERRTKVYVCEECGHTTQEPEVHYLHLKDKHPYSPALLKFYDKRHFKFTNSNFANMLLQGGLLQRDSRNTDSCVKSASKTLEAPLQRATTLLHLGRASSF, encoded by the exons ATGCCGAAGATCTTCCTGATCAAGAACCGGCTGCATCAGCAGCAACAGAGGCTGTTGGAGGCGCAGCACCTTGGCAAGAGCCCGCCACCACCCTGCAGCGGCAAGGAGAGCCCTCTTGGTAGCTCCGAACCCCTCAGTCTTATCGTGAATAAGCACCAAT ATCGCGAAAAGACTGACGATGACCGTGCAACGACTCCAGAGTCCCTCCGCAGCAGCAGCCCAGCGTCCTCTCCTCCGCCACAGTGGCAGTCGACGAGCACACCGACCAGCACACCGCCCCGACGGTTCATCTCGAGCATCCTCGGCGGCGATGTCCCGTACGGGAGCAGAGGTCACGTCCTGACCAGGGCGGAACGCAAGGAGTACAGTAGCCCGCCGATCGCGCCCTCCTCCAGCGATGCTTCTCAGTTTCTCGCGAAATCGGAGAAGCTAGTGTTGCCAAGACCGAGTACACCACCGAAAACACCGCGGGTAGAGCCGCCGACCAGAGTCTCGGTGATACAGAGGGTTCCCTCGCAGAGCCAGCCGGCGTCTCGAAGGGAGGACAAGGTGGAGATGCCACAGACTCGGGAACCGGAACAG GAACAACCGATCGATTACGCGGTCCCGAAGAGAAAGGAGGAGGACGAGGAGCGAGGCCGCGAAGGCGCGAAAGTGTCGCGCGCGATCGGCATCGCCAGGCCTTTTCTGGCCATGAGACTCTCCGGTCCCCAGGTGGTCCACGCGGCTGCTGGCCACGGGAGATCGTCCAGTTCCGGCAGCAACGGCAGTTCCGGTTCTAGCGGCGGGTCCAGCAACTCTGCCGGCTCTTCCTCTACGAACTCTGGCGGAAGTGGGAGCTACTGCGGAGGCGGGACGGTGACGggcggcagcggcggcggcggtgccgTGGGCGGCGGCGCTGGAGGAGGAATGAACCCCGGCGGAAACGGCGGCCGTGGTAACTACGGGCCAAGTTCGCCGCCTACCGGCTCTTTGCCGCCCTTCTACGAATCCCTCAAAGGTGGGAACAATCTGGCCAATTTCGCGAATCAGTACAACACCACTCAAG GAAACGGATACCTGACGCCGTCACCGACGGtaggaatggaatgcgacaCTGGCCAGCAGGACGTGAACTCGCAGCACTCCCAGTACAACGCCCAGGAGGGCAAGCAATACTCGCTTCTGCAGAACGTATGCGCGTCGTACGGTTTGACGTTCAAAGAGGAAGAAGACTTGTCACCGTACAAGATCCAGGCGAACGATTTGCTGTCGGGACAGTACGGTGCTTACGACATGACCGACACGGGGATGATGGTGGACATGGTGACGGGCGCGGTGGTCGATCCGCTGCAGTTCACCGCGACGTTGACCTTCAGCTCACCTTCGGATCACACCGCACTGCTGGAAAGCCTGAGCGACGCCGCCGACCTCTTCTTGCCGAGGTTACCAGCCGAGGACGGCAGCAACGATCTCCTGGAAGAGTCGCTGCACTCCCCCGCCTCGGCTGGGAGCGGGATCGGGCAGGACGGCGGGCAAATGACGACTCCCGTGGAACCGAGCGTCGATCCTTTCCCAGAGCACAGCATGGCCTTGACCAGGGGATTCGACACATCGAG GCACTACACGGCAGCTCCTCAACATTTCAGCACCTCGAAATTAGGGTTGGCTTATACCACAGCCGAATCGAGCTACCAGTCGGTTTCGAAGGAACGGCCTGAGCTGGCGCTCCACATTAACCAGAATCACCAGCACCAATCGGAGCCGCAACTGCAGCAGTTGCAGATACAGGTGCAactgcagcaacagcagcagcagcagcagcaacaacagcaacaacaacagcaacagcaaacTGCCGCGACGTCTCCTCACCAGCAGCATCAAGGGCTGCTAAGTCCGGGATTAAGCTTCACCG ATTCAGGTAGCAGCGTGGGCGGAAGTTTGCCAAGTCCCGGTGCAGCGAGCTGTTCGTTGGACGCGGCGTCGACGAGCACCTCCCCATCCTGTGCCTTAATGGAACACGCGCCCAGCCCGGCAGCCGGCGTGTCCTCCGCGTCGGTGAACACCGTGCAACCGGCTGGACCAGTCGGAGAACCACCGCTGACGCAACGGGTCGGTGTACTACAGCAAAGG CTGGGGCTGCCCGGTGACTGTCAGCTGGAATTCGTCAACGGCGGGCACGGGATTAAAAATCCGCTGGCGATCGAGGGTCAGAGACAGGCGGCGGCTAATCGCGAGGAAGAGAGGGCAACCCGACCTCCGCCTGGCAAG GACGACGATCCGAACCGCTTCACGTGCCGCGTATGCAGTAAGAACTTCAGCCTGCAGCGGCTGTTGAATCGTCACATGAAATGCCACAGCGACGTGAAACGTTACCTGTGCACGTTCTGCGGCAAGGGTTTCAACGACACGTTCGACCTGAAGAGGCACACCAGGACGCACACCGGCGTTCGGCCCTACAAGTGCAATCTCTGTGAGAAGAGCTTCACCCAGAGGTGCTCTCTGGAAAGTCACTGCCTTAAGGTTCACGGTGTTCAGCATCAGTACGCGTATAAGGAACGTCGCACAAAG GTGTACGTATGCGAAGAATGTGGTCACACGACGCAGGAGCCAGAGGTTCATTACCTTCACCTGAAAGATAAGCATCCGTACAGCCCGGCGTTGTTGAAGTTCTACGATAAGCGACATTTCAAGTTCACCAACAGCAATTTCGCCAACATGTTGCTCCAG GGTGGCCTGTTGCAACGGGACTCGCGGAATACGGACAGCTGCGTAAAGTCAGCCTCGAAAACCCTCGAAGCGCCTCTTCAACGCGCCACGACATTGTTGCATCTGGGTCGAGCCTCCAGCTTCTGA
- the LOC143425261 gene encoding uncharacterized protein LOC143425261 isoform X6, with amino-acid sequence MPKIFLIKNRLHQQQQRLLEAQHLGKSPPPPCSGKESPLGSSEPLSLIVNKHQYREKTDDDRATTPESLRSSSPASSPPPQWQSTSTPTSTPPRRFISSILGGDVPYGSRGHVLTRAERKEYSSPPIAPSSSDASQFLAKSEKLVLPRPSTPPKTPRVEPPTRVSVIQRVPSQSQPASRREDKVEMPQTREPEQEQPIDYAVPKRKEEDEERGREGAKVSRAIGIARPFLAMRLSGPQVVHAAAGHGRSSSSGSNGSSGSSGGSSNSAGSSSTNSGGSGSYCGGGTVTGGSGGGGAVGGGAGGGMNPGGNGGRGNYGPSSPPTGSLPPFYESLKGGNNLANFANQYNTTQGNGYLTPSPTVGMECDTGQQDVNSQHSQYNAQEGKQYSLLQNVCASYGLTFKEEEDLSPYKIQANDLLSGQYGAYDMTDTGMMVDMVTGAVVDPLQFTATLTFSSPSDHTALLESLSDAADLFLPRLPAEDGSNDLLEESLHSPASAGSGIGQDGGQMTTPVEPSVDPFPEHSMALTRGFDTSSTSKLGLAYTTAESSYQSVSKERPELALHINQNHQHQSEPQLQQLQIQVQLQQQQQQQQQQQQQQQQQQTAATSPHQQHQGLLSPGLSFTGSGLELDSGSSVGGSLPSPGAASCSLDAASTSTSPSCALMEHAPSPAAGVSSASVNTVQPAGPVGEPPLTQRVGVLQQRLGLPGDCQLEFVNGGHGIKNPLAIEGQRQAAANREEERATRPPPGKDDDPNRFTCRVCSKNFSLQRLLNRHMKCHSDVKRYLCTFCGKGFNDTFDLKRHTRTHTGVRPYKCNLCEKSFTQRCSLESHCLKVHGVQHQYAYKERRTKVYVCEECGHTTQEPEVHYLHLKDKHPYSPALLKFYDKRHFKFTNSNFANMLLQGGLLQRDSRNTDSCVKSASKTLEAPLQRATTLLHLGRASSF; translated from the exons ATGCCGAAGATCTTCCTGATCAAGAACCGGCTGCATCAGCAGCAACAGAGGCTGTTGGAGGCGCAGCACCTTGGCAAGAGCCCGCCACCACCCTGCAGCGGCAAGGAGAGCCCTCTTGGTAGCTCCGAACCCCTCAGTCTTATCGTGAATAAGCACCAAT ATCGCGAAAAGACTGACGATGACCGTGCAACGACTCCAGAGTCCCTCCGCAGCAGCAGCCCAGCGTCCTCTCCTCCGCCACAGTGGCAGTCGACGAGCACACCGACCAGCACACCGCCCCGACGGTTCATCTCGAGCATCCTCGGCGGCGATGTCCCGTACGGGAGCAGAGGTCACGTCCTGACCAGGGCGGAACGCAAGGAGTACAGTAGCCCGCCGATCGCGCCCTCCTCCAGCGATGCTTCTCAGTTTCTCGCGAAATCGGAGAAGCTAGTGTTGCCAAGACCGAGTACACCACCGAAAACACCGCGGGTAGAGCCGCCGACCAGAGTCTCGGTGATACAGAGGGTTCCCTCGCAGAGCCAGCCGGCGTCTCGAAGGGAGGACAAGGTGGAGATGCCACAGACTCGGGAACCGGAACAG GAACAACCGATCGATTACGCGGTCCCGAAGAGAAAGGAGGAGGACGAGGAGCGAGGCCGCGAAGGCGCGAAAGTGTCGCGCGCGATCGGCATCGCCAGGCCTTTTCTGGCCATGAGACTCTCCGGTCCCCAGGTGGTCCACGCGGCTGCTGGCCACGGGAGATCGTCCAGTTCCGGCAGCAACGGCAGTTCCGGTTCTAGCGGCGGGTCCAGCAACTCTGCCGGCTCTTCCTCTACGAACTCTGGCGGAAGTGGGAGCTACTGCGGAGGCGGGACGGTGACGggcggcagcggcggcggcggtgccgTGGGCGGCGGCGCTGGAGGAGGAATGAACCCCGGCGGAAACGGCGGCCGTGGTAACTACGGGCCAAGTTCGCCGCCTACCGGCTCTTTGCCGCCCTTCTACGAATCCCTCAAAGGTGGGAACAATCTGGCCAATTTCGCGAATCAGTACAACACCACTCAAG GAAACGGATACCTGACGCCGTCACCGACGGtaggaatggaatgcgacaCTGGCCAGCAGGACGTGAACTCGCAGCACTCCCAGTACAACGCCCAGGAGGGCAAGCAATACTCGCTTCTGCAGAACGTATGCGCGTCGTACGGTTTGACGTTCAAAGAGGAAGAAGACTTGTCACCGTACAAGATCCAGGCGAACGATTTGCTGTCGGGACAGTACGGTGCTTACGACATGACCGACACGGGGATGATGGTGGACATGGTGACGGGCGCGGTGGTCGATCCGCTGCAGTTCACCGCGACGTTGACCTTCAGCTCACCTTCGGATCACACCGCACTGCTGGAAAGCCTGAGCGACGCCGCCGACCTCTTCTTGCCGAGGTTACCAGCCGAGGACGGCAGCAACGATCTCCTGGAAGAGTCGCTGCACTCCCCCGCCTCGGCTGGGAGCGGGATCGGGCAGGACGGCGGGCAAATGACGACTCCCGTGGAACCGAGCGTCGATCCTTTCCCAGAGCACAGCATGGCCTTGACCAGGGGATTCGACACATCGAG CACCTCGAAATTAGGGTTGGCTTATACCACAGCCGAATCGAGCTACCAGTCGGTTTCGAAGGAACGGCCTGAGCTGGCGCTCCACATTAACCAGAATCACCAGCACCAATCGGAGCCGCAACTGCAGCAGTTGCAGATACAGGTGCAactgcagcaacagcagcagcagcagcagcaacaacagcaacaacaacagcaacagcaaacTGCCGCGACGTCTCCTCACCAGCAGCATCAAGGGCTGCTAAGTCCGGGATTAAGCTTCACCGGTAGTG GTCTGGAACTAGATTCAGGTAGCAGCGTGGGCGGAAGTTTGCCAAGTCCCGGTGCAGCGAGCTGTTCGTTGGACGCGGCGTCGACGAGCACCTCCCCATCCTGTGCCTTAATGGAACACGCGCCCAGCCCGGCAGCCGGCGTGTCCTCCGCGTCGGTGAACACCGTGCAACCGGCTGGACCAGTCGGAGAACCACCGCTGACGCAACGGGTCGGTGTACTACAGCAAAGG CTGGGGCTGCCCGGTGACTGTCAGCTGGAATTCGTCAACGGCGGGCACGGGATTAAAAATCCGCTGGCGATCGAGGGTCAGAGACAGGCGGCGGCTAATCGCGAGGAAGAGAGGGCAACCCGACCTCCGCCTGGCAAG GACGACGATCCGAACCGCTTCACGTGCCGCGTATGCAGTAAGAACTTCAGCCTGCAGCGGCTGTTGAATCGTCACATGAAATGCCACAGCGACGTGAAACGTTACCTGTGCACGTTCTGCGGCAAGGGTTTCAACGACACGTTCGACCTGAAGAGGCACACCAGGACGCACACCGGCGTTCGGCCCTACAAGTGCAATCTCTGTGAGAAGAGCTTCACCCAGAGGTGCTCTCTGGAAAGTCACTGCCTTAAGGTTCACGGTGTTCAGCATCAGTACGCGTATAAGGAACGTCGCACAAAG GTGTACGTATGCGAAGAATGTGGTCACACGACGCAGGAGCCAGAGGTTCATTACCTTCACCTGAAAGATAAGCATCCGTACAGCCCGGCGTTGTTGAAGTTCTACGATAAGCGACATTTCAAGTTCACCAACAGCAATTTCGCCAACATGTTGCTCCAG GGTGGCCTGTTGCAACGGGACTCGCGGAATACGGACAGCTGCGTAAAGTCAGCCTCGAAAACCCTCGAAGCGCCTCTTCAACGCGCCACGACATTGTTGCATCTGGGTCGAGCCTCCAGCTTCTGA